The proteins below come from a single Drosophila teissieri strain GT53w chromosome 3L, Prin_Dtei_1.1, whole genome shotgun sequence genomic window:
- the LOC122616655 gene encoding spectrin alpha chain isoform X2 translates to MENFTPKEVKILETVEDIQERREQVLSRYNDFKIETRQKREKLEDSRRFQYFKRDADELESWIHEKLQAASEESYRDPTNLQAKIQKHQAFEAEVSAHSNAIVSLDNTGQEMINQQHFASESIQVRLDELHKLWELLLSRLAEKGLKLQQALVLVQFLRQCEEVMFWIKDKETFVTADEFGQDLEHVEVLQRKFDEFQKDMASQEYRVTEVNQLADKLVQDGHPERDTITKRKEELNEAWQRLKQLAIVRQEKLFGAHEIQRFNRDADETVAWIAEKDVVLSSDDYGRDLASVQALQRKHEGVERDLAALEDKVSTLGAEAQRLCSIHADHSDQIRDKQAEIANYWQSLTTKARERKQKLDESYYLHRFLADFRDLVSWINGMKAIISADELAKDVAGAEALLERHQEHKGEIDAREDSFKLTTESGQKLLEREHYAAAEIQEKLAALENDKSSLLSLWEDRRILYEQCMDLQLFYRDTEQADTWMAKQEAFLANEDLGDSLDSVEALIKKHEDFEKSLAAQEEKIKALDIFATKLIDGQHYAADDVAQRRQMLLARRAALQEKSSKRRQLLEDSNRYQQFERDCDETKGWISEKLKFATDDSYLDPTNLNGKMQKHQNFEHELNANKSRIEDITNVGTELIEKQHYAADQINTRMQEIVVLWETLVQASDKKGTKLNEACQQQQFNRTIEDIELWLSEIEGQLLSEDHGKDLTSVQNLQKKHALLEADVMAHQDRIESIKVAANKFIESGHFDADNIRNKEGNLSARYAALAAPMGERKQHLLDSLQVQQLFRDLEDEAAWIREKEPIAASTNRGRDLIGVQNLIKKHQAVLAEINNHEARLLNVISSGENMLKDQPFASDDIRQRLEALQEQWNTLKEKSSQRKQDLDDSLQAHQYFADANEAESWMREKEPIATGSDYGKDEDSSEALLKKHEALVSDLEAFGNTIQALQEQAKNCRQQETPVVDITGKECVVALYDYTEKSPREVSMKKGDVLTLLNSNNKDWWKVEVNDRQGFVPAAYIKKIEAGLSASQQNLVDNHSIAKRQNQINSQYDNLLALARERQNKLNETVKAYVLVREAADLAQWIRDKENHAQIADVVGEDLEEVEVLQKKFDDFNDDLKANEVRLANMNEIAVQLTSLGQTEAALKIQTQMQDLNEKWNNLQTLTAEKASQLGSAHEVQRFHRDIDETKDWIAEKANALNNDDLGKDLRSVQTLQRKHEGVERDLAALRDKIRQLDETANRLMQSHPDTAEQTYAKQKEINEMWDQIITKSTARKEKLLDSYDLQRFLSDYRDLLAWINSMMSLVTSDELANDVTGAEALIERHQEHRTEIDARAGTFGAFEQFGNELLQANHYASPEIKEKIEDLAKAREDLEKAWTERRLQLEQNLDLQLYMRDCELAESWMSAREAFLNADDDANAGGNVEALIKKHEDFDKAINGHEQKIAALQTVADQLIAQNHYASNLVDEKRKQVLERWRHLKEGLIEKRSRLGDEQTLQQFSRDADEIENWIAEKLQLATEESYKDPANIQSKHQKHQAFEAELAANADRIQSVLAMGGNLIDKKQCSGSEDAVQKRLTQIADQWEYLTHKTTEKSLKLKEANKQRTYIAAVKDLDFWLGEVESLLTTEDSGKDLASVQNLMKKHQLVEADIVAHEDRIKDMNNQADSLVESGQFDTAGIQEKRQSINERYERICNLAAHRQARLNEALTLHQFFRDIADEESWIKEKKLLVGSDDYGRDLTGVQNLKKKHKRLEAELASHEPAIQAVQEAGEKLMDVSNLGVPEIEQRLKALNQAWAELKNLAATRGQKLDESLTYQQFLAQVEEEEAWITEKQQLLSVEDYGDSMAAVQGLLKKHDAFETDFTAHKDRCSLICDQGSELVEAKNHHGESIAQRCQQLRLKLDNLSALAARRKGALLDNSAYLQFMWKADVVESWIDDKENYVRSDEFGRDLSTVQTLLTKQETFDAGLNAFEQEGIHNITALKDQLINASHAQSPAILKRHGDVIARWQKLRDASDTRKQRLLAMQEQFRQIEELYLTFAKKASAFNSWFENAEEDLTDPVRCNSIEEIRALRDAHAQFQASLSSAEADFKALAALDQKIKSFNVGPNPYTWFTMEALEETWRNLQKIIEERDGELAKEAKRQEENDKLRKEFAKHANLFHQWLTETRTSMMEGSGSLEQQLEALRVKATEVRARRVDLKKIEELGALLEEHLILDNRYTEHSTVGLAQQWDQLDQLSMRMQHNLEQQIQARNHSGVSEDSLKEFSMMFKHFDKDKSGKLNHQEFKSCLRALGYDLPMVEEGQPDPEFEAILDVVDPNRDGYVSLQEYIAFMISKETENVQSYEEIENAFRAITAADRPYVTKEELYCNLTKDMADYCVQRMKPFSEPRSGQPIKDALDYIDFTRTLFQN, encoded by the exons ATGGAGAACTTTACACCCAAAGAGGTGAAGATCCTCGAGACAGTCGAGGACATCCAGGAGCGACGTGAGCAGGTTCTGTCCCGCTACAATGACTTCAAGATCGAGACGCGCCAGAAGCGTGAAAAGCTCGAGGATTCGCGCCGCTTCCAGTACTTCAAGCGCGATGCCGACGAGTTGGAGTCATGGATCCACGAGAAGCTGCAGGCAGCCAGCGAGGAGAGCTACCGTGATCCGACAAACCTGCAGGCCAAAATCCAGAAGCACCAGGCCTTTGAGGCGGAGGTGTCGGCGCACAGCAACGCCATTGTCTCGCTAGACAACACTGGCCAGGAAATGATCAATCAGCAACACTTTGCCTCCGAGTCGATTCAGGTTCGTCTCGACGAGCTGCACAAGCTGTGGGAGCTGCTTCTTAGCCGTCTGGCCGAGAAGGGTCTAAAGCTGCAGCAGGCTCTCGTCCTGGTGCAGTTCCTGCGCCAGTGCGAGGAGGTGATGTTTTGGATTAAGGACAAGGAGACCTTTGTCACCGCCGACGAGTTCGGCCAAGATCTGGAACATGTGGAGGTTCTGCAGCGCAAGTTCGATGAGTTCCAGAAGGACATGGCTTCCCAAGAGTATCGCGTGACTGAGGTCAACCAGTTGGCCGATAAGTTGGTACAAGACGGTCATCCCGAGCGCGACACGATTACCAAGCGCAAGGAGGAGCTGAACGAGGCTTGGCAGCGCCTTAAGCAGTTAGCCATTGTGCGCCAAGAGAAGCTATTCGGTGCCCACGAGATCCAGCGCTTCAACCGCGATGCCGACGAAACCGTCGCCTGGATTGCCGAGAAGGATGTGGTCCTGTCGTCCGATGATTATGGACGCGATTTGGCCAGTGTTCAGGCTTTGCAGCGAAAACACGAAGGAGTGGAGCGCGATTTGGCCGCCTTGGAGGATAAGGTTTCCACACTGGGAGCCGAGGCCCAGCGGCTGTGCTCCATTCACGCCGATCACAGTGACCAGATCCGTGACAAGCAGGCTGAGATAGCCAACTACTGGCAGAGTCTCACCACCAAGGCTCGCGAGCGTAAGCAGAAACTGGATGAGTCCTACTACCTGCACCGCTTCCTTGCCGATTTCCGCGACCTTGTGTCCTGGATCAATGGCATGAAGGCTATCATCTCGGCTGATGAGCTGGCCAAGGATGTGGCTGGAGCAGAGGCTCTCCTGGAACGTCACCAGGAGCACAAGGGCGAGATCGATGCTCGCGAGGATAGCTTCAAGTTGACCACTGAATCCGGACAGAAACTGCTGGAGCGCGAGCATTACGCTGCCGCCGAAATCCAGGAAAAGCTGGCCGCTCTGGAGAACGACAAGAGCTCGCTGCTTTCGCTGTGGGAGGATCGTCGCATCCTGTACGAGCAGTGCATGGATCTGCAACTCTTCTACCGCGATACGGAGCAGGCTGACACCTGGATGGCCAAGCAGGAGGCTTTCCTGGCCAACGAGGACCTCGGCGACTCCCTGGACTCAGTGGAGGCGCTAATTAAGAAACACGAGGACTTTGAGAAGAGTCTGGCTGCCCAGGAGGAGAAGATCAAGGCTCTAGACATCTTTGCCACCAAATTGATCGATGGTCAGCATTATGCCGCCGATGATGTGGCCCAGCGCCGTCAGATGCTCCTAGCCCGGCGTGCTGCTCTCCAGGAAAAATCGTCCAAGCGTCGCCAGTTGCTGGAGGATTCAAACCGCTACCAGCAGTTCGAGCGCGATTGCGACGAGACCAAGGGCTGGATTAGCGAGAAGCTGAAGTTCGCCACGGATGACAGCTATTTGGATCCTACCAACCTCAACGGAAAGATGCAGAAGCACCAGAACTTCGAGCACGAGCTGAATGCCAACAAGTCGCGCATCGAGGACATCACCAACGTGGGCACCGAACTGATTGAGAAGCAGCACTATGCCGCTGACCAGATCAACACCCGCATGCAGGAGATCGTCGTCCTGTGGGAGACCCTCGTCCAGGCTTCCGACAAAAAGGGAACCAAGCTCAACGAGGCatgccaacagcagcagttcaACCGCACCATCGAGGACATTGAGCTATGGCTCAGCGAGATCGAGGGCCAGTTGTTGTCGGAGGATCACGGCAAAGACCTGACCTCCGTTCAGAATTTGCAGAAGAAGCACGCCCTGCTGGAGGCCGACGTGATGGCTCACCAGGATCGCATTGAGAGCATCAAGGTGGCTGCCAACAAGTTCATCGAATCAGGTCACTTTGACGCGGACAACATTCGCAACAAGGAGGGCAATCTGTCGGCTCGGTATGCCGCCCTAGCTGCCCCTATGGGCGAGAGGAAGCAGCACCTTCTGGACTCCCTCCAGGTGCAGCAGCTCTTCCGCGACTTGGAGGACGAGGCTGCCTGGATCCGTGAGAAGGAACCCATTGCCGCATCCACGAACCGCGGTCGTGACTTGATTGGTGTGCAGAACCTGATCAAGAAGCACCAGGCTGTGCTGGCCGAGATCAACAACCATGAGGCCAGGCTGCTGAATGTGATCAGCTCGGGCGAGAACATGCTGAAGGATCAGCCCTTCGCCAGCGACGACATCCGTCAGCGTTTGGAGGCACTCCAGGAGCAGTGGAACACGCTGAAGGAGAAGTCCAGTCAGCGTAAGCAGGATCTGGATGACTCTCTCCAGGCTCACCAGTACTTTGCCGATGCCAACGAAGCAGAGTCGTGGATGCGCGAAAAGGAACCGATTGCAACTGGTAGCGACTACGGAAAGGACGAGGATTCCTCGGAGGCTTTGCTCAAGAAGCACGAGGCCCTGGTCTCCGATCTCGAGGCTTTTGGCAACACCATTCAGGCGCTGCAGGAGCAGGCCAAGAACTGTCGCCAGCAGGAGACTCCTGTTGTGGACATCACCGGCAAGGAGTGCGTGGTTGCCCTCTACGATTACACGGAGAAATCTCCTCGTGAGGTCTCGATGAAGAAGGGCGATGTTCTGACCCTGCTGAACTCCAACAACAAGGACTGGTGGAAGGTGGAGGTCAACGACCGTCAGGGCTTCGTCCCAGCCGCCTACATCAAGAAGATTGAGGCCGGCTTGAGCGCCTCGCAGCAAAACCTGGTGGACAACCATTCGATTGCCAAGCGCCAGAACCAGATCAACTCGCAGTACGACAACTTGCTGGCCCTCGCCCGTGAGCGCCAGAACAAGCTGAACGAGACTGTGAAGGCGTACGTTCTGGTACGTGAGGCTGCCGACTTGGCCCAGTGGATCCGGGACAAGGAGAACCACGCTCAGATCGCCGATGTTGTGGGAGAGGATCTGGAGGAGGTTGAGGTGCTCCAGAAGAAGTTCGACGACTTCAATGACGACCTGAAGGCCAACGAGGTGCGTCTGGCCAACATGAACGAGATTGCCGTGCAGCTTACTTCCTTGGGTCAGACCGAGGCCGCTCTGAAGATCCAAACCCAGATGCAAGACCTGAACGAGAAGTGGAACAATCTGCAGACGCTAACTGCTGAGAAGGCCAGCCAACTGGGCTCCGCCCATGAGGTACAACGCTTCCATCGCGACATTGATGAGACCAAGGATTGGATCGCGGAGAAGGCCAACGCCCTGAACAACGACGACCTGGGCAAGGACCTGCGCAGTGTCCAGACTCTGCAGCGCAAGCACGAGGGCGTGGAACGCGATTTGGCCGCTTTGCGGGACAAGATCCGCCAGCTGGACGAAACCGCCAACAGGCTGATGCAGTCGCACCCGGACACCGCCGAGCAGACCTACGCCAAGCAGAAGGAGATCAACGAGATGTGGGACCAGATCATCACCAAGTCCACTGCCCGCAAGGAGAAGCTGCTGGACTCATACGATCTGCAGCGCTTCCTCAGCGACTACCGCGATCTGCTGGCCTGGATCAACTCGATGATGAGCCTGGTCACGTCCGACGAGCTGGCCAACGATGTCACTGGAGCCGAGGCTCTGATCGAGCGTCATCAG GAACACCGCACGGAGATCGATGCCCGCGCCGGAACCTTCGGCGCCTTCGAGCAGTTCGGAAACGAGCTGCTGCAGGCAAACCACTATGCCTCGCCTGAAATCAAGGAGAAAATCGAGGACCTGGCCAAGGCCCGTGAGGACTTGGAGAAGGCATGGACCGAGCGCCgcctgcagctggagcagaaCTTGGATCTGCAGCTCTACATGCGCGACTGCGAGTTGGCCGAGTCCTGGATGTCTGCCCGCGAGGCCTTCCTCAATGCCGATGATGATGCCAATGCCGGCGGAAACGTGGAGGCACTGATCAAGAAGCACGAAGACTTCGACAAGGCCATTAACGGCCACGAGCAGAAGATTGCCGCTCTGCAGACGGTGGCGGATCAGTTGATTGCCCAGAACCACTATGCCTCCAATTTGGTGGACGAGAAGCGCAAGCAAGTGCTGGAGCGCTGGCGCCATCTCAAGGAGGGTCTGATCGAGAAGCGATCCCGTTTGGGAGACGAGCAGACACTGCAGCAGTTCTCGCGCGATGCCGATGAGATTGAGAACTGGATCGCAGAGAAGCTGCAGCTGGCCACCGAGGAGAGCTACAAGGACCCGGCCAACATCCAGTCGAAGCACCAGAAGCACCAGGCCTTCGAGGCTGAGCTGGCGGCTAACGCCGACCGCATCCAGAGTGTGCTGGCCATGGGCGGAAACCTGATCGATAAGAAGCAGTGCAGCGGGTCGGAGGATGCGGTGCAGAAGCGGCTGACGCAGATCGCCGATCAGTGGGAATACCTGACCCACAAGACTACCGAGAAGTCGCTGAAGCTGAAGGAGGCGAACAAGCAGCGCACATATATCGCTGCTGTCAAGGATTTGGACTTCTGGTTGGGCGAGGTCGAGAGTCTTTTGACCACTGAGGATTCTGGTAAGGATTTGGCTTCTGTCCAAAACCTCATGAAGAAGCATCAGTTGGTCGAGGCGGATATCGTGGCGCACGAAGACCGCATCAAGGACATGAACAACCAGGCCGATTCCTTGGTGGAGAGCGGCCAGTTCGACACTGCCGGCATCCAGGAGAAGCGTCAAAGCATCAATGAGCGCTACGAGCGCATCTGCAACCTGGCGGCCCATCGCCAAGCCCGTCTTAACGAGGCCCTGACCCTGCACCAATTCTTCCGCGACATCGCCGACGAGGAGAGCTGGATCAAGGAGAAGAAGCTGCTTGTCGGCTCCGACGACTACGGTCGCGATCTGACCGGTGTCCAGAACCTCAAGAAGAAGCACAAGCGTCTAGAAGCCGAATTGGCCTCTCACGAACCGGCTATTCAAGCTGTGCAGGAGGCTGGCGAGAAGCTCATGGACGTGTCCAACCTAGGTGTGCCGGAAATTGAGCAGCGCCTGAAGGCTCTCAACCAGGCTTGGGCCGAGCTAAAGAACCTGGCTGCCACGCGAGGTCAGAAGTTGGATGAATCGCTGACCTATCAGCAATTCCTCGCccaggtggaggaggaggaggcctgGATCAccgagaagcagcagctgctctcTGTGGAGGACTACGGCGACTCAATGGCCGCTGTTCAAGGCCTGCTGAAGAAGCACGACGCCTTCGAGACGGACTTCACTGCCCACAAGGACCGCTGCTCTTTGATCTGCGACCAGGGCAGTGAGTTGGTGGAGGCCAAGAACCACCACGGAGAATCCATTGCGCAACGCTGCCAGCAGCTGCGCCTCAAACTGGACAACCTGTCCGCCCTGGCTGCCCGCCGCAAGGGAGCCCTGCTGGACAACTCGGCCTATCTGCAGTTCATGTGGAAGGCCGATGTGGTCGAGAGCTGGATTGACGACAAGGAGAACTATGTGCGCTCCGACGAGTTCGGACGTGACCTGTCCACCGTGCAGACGCTGTTGACCAAGCAGGAGACATTCGATGCAG GTCTCAATGCCTTCGAGCAGGAGGGCATCCACAACATCACGGCACTCAAGGACCAACTGATCAATgccagccacgcccagtcGCCGGCAATCCTGAAGCGTCACGGAGACGTGATTGCCAGGTGGCAGAAGTTGCGCGACGCCTCCGACACGCGTAAGCAGCGACTGTTGGCCATGCAGGAGCAGTTCCGCCAGATCGAGGAACTCTACTTGACATTTGCCAAGAAAGCTTCGGCCTTCAATTCTTGGTTCGAAAATGCCGAGGAGGATCTCACAGATCCTGTTCGCTGCAATTCGATCGAAGAAATTCGCGCCCTGCGCGACGCCCATGCCCAATTCCAGGCGTCCCTTTCGTCGGCCGAAGCTGACTTCAAGGCATTGGCAGCACTCGACCAGAAGATCAAGAGCTTTAATGTTGGACCCAATCCCTACACGTGGTTCACCATGGAAGCTCTTGAGGAGACCTGGCGTAATCTGCAAAAGATCATAGAGGAACGCGATGGGGAACTTGCCAAGGAAGCCAAGCGCCAGGAGGAGAACGACAAGCTGCGCAAGGAGTTTGCCAAGCACGCCAATCTTTTCCACCAGTGGCTAACAGAGACAAG AACGTCCATGATGGAAGGCTCCGGTTCCCTGGAACAGCAACTGGAGGCGCTTCGTGTCAAGGCCACCGAGGTGCGCGCCCGTCGCGTTGACCTCAAGAAGATCGAAGAGCTGGGAGCCCTGCTGGAGGAGCACCTTATCCTGGACAACCGCTACACGGAACACTCGACGGTGGGCCTGGCCCAGCAGTGGGATCAGCTTGACCAGCTGTCCATGCGCATGCAGCACAACCTGGAGCAACAGATCCAGGCACGCAACCACTCGGGCGTCTCCGAGGACTCGCTCAAGGAGTTCTCGATGATGTTCAAGCACTTCGACAAGGACAAGAGCGGCAAGCTCAACCACCAGGAGTTCAAGTCCTGCCTGCGCGCCCTCGGCTACGACCTGCCCATGGTGGAGGAGGGACAGCCAGACCCGGAGTTCGAGGCAATTCTCGATGTGGTCGACCCCAACCGGGATGGCTACGTCTCCCTGCAGGAATACATCGCGTTCATGATCTCCAAGGAGACGGAGAACGTCCAATCCTACGAGGAGATCGAGAATGCCTTCCGCGCCATCACCGCTGCCGACCGCCCCTACGTCACCAAAGAGGAGCTCTACTGC AACCTCACCAAGGATATGGCGGACTACTGCGTGCAGCGCATGAAACCCTTCTCGGAACCGCGCTCTGGCCAGCCCATCAAGGATGCCCTGGACTACATAGACTTCACGCGAACGCTGTTCCAGAACTAA